TCAATACGCTGACCCGCTCCGGCAAGACCGTGCAGGTGTTGCAGCTGGAAAAGATGCTGCCCGTTGCAGGGACGGTCAGCTACACCCGCCAGCAAGTTCCGCTCGGTCTCGGCCACGCCGTCTGGTGCGCGCGCGAACTGGTGGGCAAGGAGCCATTTGCCCTGCTGCTGCCTGACATGGTCTCCTATGGCGCGCGCGGCTGCATTGCCGGTCTGATGGAGCTTTATGACGAAGTCGGTGGCAATATTCTCGGTGTGGAGGAATGCCTGCCGGAAGAAGTCTCTTCCTATGGCGTCGTCGGCGTCGGCCAGAAGGTCAACCACGGCTTTGCCGTCACCGAAATGGTCGAGAAGCCGGAACCATCCAAGGCGCCGTCGAATTATTACCTGAATGGCCGCTATATTCTGCAGCCGGAAATCTTCGATATTCTCGCCAAGCAGGAGCGTGGCGCGGGCAATGAAATTCAGTTGACCGATGGCATGAAACATCTTGCGGAAAAACAGCCGTTCCACGCGCAGAAATATTCGGGCCGCACCTTTGATTGCGGCAGCAAGCAGGGGTTCATTGCCGCCAACGTCGCCTTTTCGCTGATGCGGGCGGACATGGAAGCACAGGTTCTCGCTTCGGTGAAGGAACTGGTGGCGAACCACGAAAGCCGCGTACAGGCGGCCTGACTTTAATCGCGCCGCCGGGGAGGCGGCCGGCGCACCAATAACGGGAGGCGGGAAGGCGAGTGTTGCTCGGCTTCCCGCGTACCATTTTTAATTCACAAGGTAGGTCCATGCACCACAAGACCTTTAAATCCAATATTGGTTTTCCGGAATCCGGCAAGGATTCCGATACGTTTATCGACCTCGACCGCCTGTGGGCCGCCGTGGTGCGCCGCGCCAATGTCATTGCCGCCTCCGTCATTGCCGCTGTGGTCCTCGCCGGCCTCTATCTGGTATTCGCGACCCCTGTTTACACCGCGATGACGCAGGTGCTGCTCGATGAAAGCCTCTCGCGTTACGCCGAAGAGGAATCGCCGGTGCCCGCCGCCCAGATCGTCGACAACCGCATCGCCAGCGCCGTGGAAATCCTGAAATCCAAGGAAATGGCGCTGACCGTCGTCGACAAGGCCAAGCTTGACGAGAACGACACGATCGTCAATCCAGCGATGTCCCCGGTCGAACTCGTCAAATCCTCCGTTCGGGGCATCCTCGACCTCGTGCTGCCGGGCGACCCGCCAGTCTCCGAAGCCGCAATCCGCGCCGGACGGCGGGAAAAAGCCGCCGCCGTGCTGCAGCAGTCGCTGACGGTGGAACGTGTCGGCCGCAGCTCGGTCATCGCCATTTCCACGCGTTCGACAGATCGTCAGCTGGCCGCGCAGATCGCCAAGACCTATGCGCAGGCCTATCTCACCGAACAGCTGAACGCCAATTTCGACGCCAGTGAACGTGCTTCTGTCTGGCTGCAGGAACGTCTGACCGACCTCAATCAGCGCGCCCAGGCAGCGGAACTCGCGGTTCAGAAATTCCGGTCCGACAACAATATCGTATCGTCACGCGGCGAACTGATGTCGGAAAGCCAGCTTGCCGATCTCAATGGCCAGCTGATTTCTGCGCAGGCGGATGCAGCCACGGCATCTGCCCGTTACAATCAATATAAATCGATCATCGACCGTGGACCGGAAACAGCCGTCGACAACGCCGTTGTCTCGGCCCGCGACACCGACAATTCGGTCATTCAGGATCTTCGCAAGCGTTACATTACCATTTCCGACCGGCAGCGCGGCATCGTCCAGCAGTTCGGCGCCGATCATCCGCAGGCGACCGCGCTCGAAGCGGAAAAGAAGGAAGTATCGCAGCAGATTTTCCAGGAGTTGCAGCAGCTGACCGGCAGCTTCAAGAACGAATATGACGTCGCCAATTCGCGCGTTCAGTCATTGCGCGACAGCATCGATAAGGTGGCTGGCCGAAATTCGGCAGCCAATATCACCATGGTGCAGCTGCGCGAGCTTGAGCAGCGGGCGACGGCACTGCGCACCCTCTATCAGTCCTATCTCGGACGCTTCGAAGAGGCTTCGCAGAAGCAGTCGCTACCGATCGCCAAGGCCCGCATCATCTCCGAAGCCGGCCTGCCGACATCCCCTTCCAGCCCGAAAAAGACCATGACCATGGCGCTTTCAGTGGTTCTGGGCCTGATGCTCGGTGGCGGCATTGCCGCACTTCTGGAGTTCCGGGACCGCTTCTTCCACACTGGCAACGACGTGCGTGACAATCTGCGCATGCGCTTTCTGGGTTACCTTCCCTTCATTGGTGAACGCGGCGTCGAAAATGCCAAAACAGGCAATAGCGCCGCCACTCCTGGCGGAGAAAACGCAACACTTGACGAAAGCGGTCAGGTCTCGTTCCAGAAAATGCTGCGCCTTGCGGTCGACAGCCCGCGCTCCAGCTTCGCGGAGACGCTGCGCAACGTGAAGCTCACGGCCGATGTCGTCATTCAGGAACGCCAGTGCCGGGTCATCGGCGTCATTTCCTGCCTGCCAAACGAGGGCAAGTCGGTCGTGGCGCTCAATCTCGCCGGCCTGATCGCCTCGACCGGTAAGCGCACGCTTGTCGTGGATGCCGATATCCGCAACCCCGGCCTTAGCCGCATGCTGACGACACGCCAATCCGCCGGACTGGTGGAAGTGGTGCTCGATGAAGTTCCGTGGACGCAGGCGGTAAAGGTGGATACCCGCACGAAAATGGGCATCCTGCCGGTTTCGACCAGCAACCAGTTCGCCCATTCGAGCGAGTTGCTCTCCTCGTCCGGCATGCGCAAATTCATCGACTCCGCCCGCGAGGCCTGCGATTACATCATCGTTGACCTTGCCCCCGTGGTTCCCGTCATCGATGCCAAGGCCTTTGCGCCGCAGGTGGATGGCTTTGTCTTCGTCACCGAATGGGGCAAGACGCCAATCCAGATGGTGCAGAACCTGATGGCCAACGAGCCGCAGATCGCCAACAAAACGCTCGGCATCGTGCTCAACAAGACGGACATGACGGAACTTCAGCGCTACGCCGGCCCCGGTGGTTCGGAGCATTATCACGAGAAATTCTCGGCCTATTACGGCGACGCAAAACCGCCGGTTAAGGAAGATGCCTGATCATGAAACGGCCCGGTGAAGAGCGGGCTGTCGACACGAAGGCAACTCGGGAACTGGGCGATCCAGCAAACTTACCATCCCACGCCGTCACCCCGGCCTTCGAGCCGGGGAACAGCCATCCAAGTCGTTGGCTGAGGAGAACCTGTACGTCTGGCAGGCGCGCGTCGGCTGGACGCCGATCGCGTCCGGGGTGACGGGAGAAACGTAAAATCCCGCCTGTGGCCTATGCATTTCTTCCAAAATTGCGCATTGATGGCGTGCCATCAAAATCGCAAGCAGGACCAATGCCATGCCATCACCTATCGCCTTTGTTTCACGGATGAATGCGGAAACGGAAACCGTGTGGAAACAGGCGCTGCGCGCCGCAATGCCGCAGGAGGTGATCCTCTCCTTTTCAGAATTAACGGACGAGCAAAGGCGGGTCGTGGATTTTGCCATCGTCGCCAATCCAGATCCGGCCGATATCGCGGCCCTTCCCGGCCTGACCTGGATTCATAGCCTCTGGGCGGGCGTCGAGCGGCTGGTGCTGGAATTGGGAGAAAAGGCGCCGCCTATCGTCCGGCTTAAAGACCCGGAGCTTTCCCGCGTCATGGCCGAAGCAGTGCTTGCATGGACCTATTATCTACAGCGCGACATGCCCGCCTACCGCGAGAACCAGCAAAAAGCATTGTGGCAGGAGCTGGACTACCGCCATCCCGCCGAGACGACAGTTGGGCTCCTCGGTCTCGGTGCGCTTGGCATGGCGGCTGCGGACCGTCTCATCCATGCCGGTTTTAATGTTTCCGGCTGGAGCCGATCGGAAAAGGCGATCCCAGGTGTGGAAACCCTGAATGGAGACGATGGCCTTCAGGCATTGTTGGAAAAAAGCGATATTCTCGTCTGCCTCGTCCCGCTTACGGACGCAACGCGCGGCCTTCTCAACGCCGACCGTCTGGCAGCAATGAAACCGCGAGCAGCCGTGATCAATTTCGCCCGCGGCGCGGTGATCGTCGCGGATGACCTGATTGCAGCGCTCGATTCCGGCAGACTGTCCCACGCGGTACTCGATGTATTCGAGCAGGAACCGCTGCCCGTGGACTCACCATTCTGGCATCACCCGAAAGTCACCGCCCTGCCGCATATCTCTGCGCCGACAAGCCGTGAAAGTTCGGCACGGATCGTTGCGGGCAATGTCCGCGCCTGGCGGGAAAGCGGCAAACTTCCAGAAACCGTCGATATGGCTCGCGGTTACTAGGGCACGCCCCGCACGCAGGGGGCGTCCCGCTTCTGCGATCCGAGCCGGGCCGCGACGGCTGGCGGCTTACTCCGCCAGCTCGCTTTTTGTGCTGTGTGCCTGTCGGACTGCCGAAACGATTTGTTGTTCGTCGTAGGGCTTTGTCAGGAGCACGGCATTTTCGGGCGCACCCTCAGGCAGGTTGCTGTCGCCGGTCGCAAACACGACGGCTAGCCCCGGTCTGCGGCGCAGGGCCTCCACTGCCAGCTCACCCCCCATCATGTCGGGCAGGCCAAGATCGGTAACGAGAACGTCAACGCGGTCCGCCTCGATCACCTGAAGCGCCTCAGCGGCATTTCCGGCTTCGATGACGGCAAAGCCGCTATCCGACAGCATCTCCGTCGAGTTCATCCGGATCAGTTCATCATCCTCGACCAGAAGAACCCGTACTGACCGGTTTTCCTTCTCCGCTGCGCCGGGGAGTCCCGACGATTTCGCGTGACCCGGCGCGGCGGCCGGCCGCGCTCTTGCCAGGGAAACCTGCTTGCGGTTGGCGATGACATGGCGAATGCGCCGTGCCAGCGCTTCGCGCGTATACGGCTTGGAGAGAAGCTCGACCCCGGCATCCAGCTTGCCGCCGTGGACGATGGAGTTTTCGGTGTAACCCGAGGTGAAGAGAACGGCGAGATTGGGCAGCCGTTCCTGTGCGCGGCGGGCCATTTCCCTGCTTTTCAGAGGCCCCGGCATGACCACGTCGGTGAAAATCACGTCGATCGGAATACCGCTTTCCACCACGGTCAAACCCGCCTGCGCATCGCGCGCCGTCAGCACCCGGTAGCCAAGGTCGCCAAGCGTCTCGACGACAGTGTTGCGCACCTCCTCGTCATCCTCGACCACCAGGATGGTCTCTGTTCCACCCTCGATGGGACCGGTCGGCATGACCACTTCCCTGTCCTCATCGGCAGCGGAGCGCGGCAGATACATCTTCACCGTCGTGCCCTGCCCTACCTCGCTGTAGATGTTGACGTGGCCGCTGGACTGTTTCGCAAAACCATAAACCATCGAAAGGCCAAGGCCCGTCCCCTTGCCCTCCGGTTTTGTCGAAAAGAACGGTTCAAACACCTTTTCGAGAACCTCCGGCGACATGCCGGAGCCGGTATCGGTGACGGCGAGCATCACATATTGTCCCGGCGAAACGTCCGAATGCTTGCGGGCATAATCGCGGTCGAGAACCGCATTTCCGACTTCGATTGTCAGTTTTCCGTGACCTTCCATGGCGTCGCGCGCATTGATCGCGAGATTGAGAAGGGCGTTCTCCACCTGGTTGGGGTCGGCATAGGTATTCCAGAGACCACCAGAGGTGATGACTTCCACCTCGATCGCCTCGCCGAGCGACCGGCGCAGCAGATCGTCCATGCCCGTGACGAAACGGGAAATGTTGATGACCCGCGGTTCCAGCGCCTGACGGCGGCCGAAGGCCAAAAGCTGGCTGGCGAGCTTCGCGCCCCGATGGACGCCCGCCAGCGCGTTCTCCAGCCGCCGTTCGGCGCGCTCATTGCCGATCACGTCCTTCGACAGCAGTTGCAGATTTCCGGCAATCACCTGAAGAAGATTGTTGAAATCATGCGCCACACCGCCGGTCAGCTGACCGATGGATTCCATCTTCTGCGACTGCAGCAGGGCTTTTTCCGCCTGGCGTCGCTCCGCCATTTCCGCCTCGACCCTGGCCTCAAGACCTTCATTCAATTGCCGAAGCTGCTCTTCCGCCCTGATTCGGTGGCGAATCTCGCGCTCGAGGTTGCTGGCATGTTCCTTGAGCGTATCCTCAGCCTGACGCTGTTCGGTGATGTCCGTGTGGACCCCCACCCATTCGGCAATCGCACCATTCTTATCAAAGATCGGAACCCCACGGATTGCAAACGTCCGATAGACGCCATCGTGACGGCGCACGCGGTGTTCCCAGATATAGGTCGACTTCTCGGCGACAGCCTTGTTCCAGCTATCCACCGACCCCTGCCGGTCGTCCGGATGCACGGCATCGGCCCAGCCAAAACCCTGGTATTCTTCAGCCGTCTGACCTGTCAACGCCGCCCAGGCAGGCTGTTCCCCCAGCATTCTGCCATCGGCACTGTTGGTCCAAAGCACCCCGTGCACCGCCTCCACCGCCGCCCGGAAACGGTTATTGCTGATGAGGATTTCCTGCTCGGACCGCTTGCGGTCTTCGATATCGATGATCAGAACATAGATCCCGTTGACGGAACCATCGGCGACGTAACGCGGCATATAGCGGATTTCGGCGGCGCGTGTTGTGCCATCCGGCCGGCGGATGACCGTGTCGGAGACGATGCTCTCACCGTTGAGCGCCCGATCGAGATAGGGTTTGCGCGCGGCAAAAAACTCTTCGCCGACGATATCGGGAACACTGTGGCCAATCACCTCATCGGCGCTACGGCCAAACCACTCCAGATAGCCATCATTGGCGAATTTATAGACGTAATTGCAGTCCACATACCCGACCAGAATGGGCAGTGCATTGGTCAGCCGGCTAAGCTCCAGGCGGCTCTGCTCCAGCGCTTCCAGCGCCCGCACCTTGTCAGTGTTTTCAAGCACGGTGCACAGAACGCCGTCGACTGTGCCGCCTTCATTGTAGATCGGCGTGTAGAACAGATCGAAGATCACCTCTTCCGGTGCGCCATGTCGCATCAGCGTCATCGGCTGGTCGCGGTAGGCCATGACCTCACCGCGAAAACCGGCTTCGAGAATACGGCTGTTCCAGTCCCAGATTTCCGGCCAGATGCCAGGCACCGTGCCGCCCAGCGCCTGCGGATGATAATTACCGGCGATCTCCGCATAGCCGTCATTGTAGATCATCACATGATCGCGGCCCCACATCAGCACCTGCGGAATGGGTGAATTGACGACGGAGTTGGCTTTTTGTCTCAGATTTTGTGGCCAGTCACAGATCGGACCGAGCGAGGTCTTCGACCAGTCGAAGCGGCGCACAAGCTCACCCGTTTCACCGCCGCCGATGGGCCATACCGGGGCAGCACGAAGATTGGTCATTCAACATCACCACAAAAATCGAGAGGAAATCTCCCGTAATACAGAATAGGAGAAAAGTCCAAGAGAACAGAAACTTCGTTGGTTTGTTCCCTGCTTTTTCAAAAAAATGAAAAAGTTCCATCGGTTTGAAAATTTCTTGGCGCTGCTGCTAATCAACCATTTATTTCAAAGCCTTCACGCCAGAATTTTTTCTCGAATACCCCTGCAATGGCGCCTTCTCCTCAGGGTGAGCATCCTCAATACGCCAGAAATTGCCGCAAACGGAATGGCGACAAACGAATTATTAAGCCTCAATAAGGGCGCTGGCGGTCGCGGTGCCGTCAGCGCCCGGGTCTTCGCCACACCGCGACCAGAGGGAACAACAATGAAAATACTTTTGGGTGCCACAATTCTTTCCGCAGGCTTCGCCTTTTCAGGCGGCGCAGCTTATGCTGCCGATTGCGGAAGCGTTACAATCGCCAGCATGAACTGGCAGTCGGCTGAAGTTGCCGCCAATCTGGACAAGTTCATCCTTGAGAAGGGCTACGGCTGCTCTGCCGAAATCGTCACCGGCGACACCGTTCCGACATTGACCTCCATGGCCGAGAAAGGCCAGCCTGATATCGCCCCTGAGGCTTGGGTCAGCCTGCAGCCGGAAATCGTCAAGCAGGGTCTCGAAGGTGGCAAGGTGGTCGCGGCCGCTAAAATCCTTTCGGACGGCGCTGTCCAGGGCTGGTGGATCCCGAAATATGTTGCCGAGGCCAATCCGGATCTGAAAACCATTCCTGACCTCTTCAAACATCCTGAACTTTTCCCGTCGCCGGAAGACAAATCCAAGGGCGCTGTTTTCAACGGCCCGCAGGGCTGGGGCGGCACCGTGGTTACTGCGCAGCTTTTCAAGGCGTTTGGCGGCGAAAAGGCCGGCTTTACGCTTGTCGACACCGGCTCTGCCGCCGGCCTCGATGGCTCTGTCGCCAAGGCCTATGAAGCAAAGCAGCCGTGGGTCGGCTACTACTGGGCTCCAACCTCACTGCTCGGCAAATATGAAATGGTAAAGCTCGGGTTCGGAACCGAATATGACGCGGCCGAATGGAAGCGCTGTACTTCGGTTGCCGATTGCGCCGATCCAAAGCCGAACGCCTGGCCGATCGACGACGTGCAGACACTGGTCAGCAAATCCTTTGCCGA
This sequence is a window from Agrobacterium tumefaciens. Protein-coding genes within it:
- a CDS encoding UTP--glucose-1-phosphate uridylyltransferase, which codes for MDLNKTVRKAVIPVAGNGTRFLPATKAMPKEMLTIVDRPVVQYAVDEAMQAGIEHIIFVTSRNKTAIEDYFDSAPELINTLTRSGKTVQVLQLEKMLPVAGTVSYTRQQVPLGLGHAVWCARELVGKEPFALLLPDMVSYGARGCIAGLMELYDEVGGNILGVEECLPEEVSSYGVVGVGQKVNHGFAVTEMVEKPEPSKAPSNYYLNGRYILQPEIFDILAKQERGAGNEIQLTDGMKHLAEKQPFHAQKYSGRTFDCGSKQGFIAANVAFSLMRADMEAQVLASVKELVANHESRVQAA
- a CDS encoding polysaccharide biosynthesis tyrosine autokinase; amino-acid sequence: MHHKTFKSNIGFPESGKDSDTFIDLDRLWAAVVRRANVIAASVIAAVVLAGLYLVFATPVYTAMTQVLLDESLSRYAEEESPVPAAQIVDNRIASAVEILKSKEMALTVVDKAKLDENDTIVNPAMSPVELVKSSVRGILDLVLPGDPPVSEAAIRAGRREKAAAVLQQSLTVERVGRSSVIAISTRSTDRQLAAQIAKTYAQAYLTEQLNANFDASERASVWLQERLTDLNQRAQAAELAVQKFRSDNNIVSSRGELMSESQLADLNGQLISAQADAATASARYNQYKSIIDRGPETAVDNAVVSARDTDNSVIQDLRKRYITISDRQRGIVQQFGADHPQATALEAEKKEVSQQIFQELQQLTGSFKNEYDVANSRVQSLRDSIDKVAGRNSAANITMVQLRELEQRATALRTLYQSYLGRFEEASQKQSLPIAKARIISEAGLPTSPSSPKKTMTMALSVVLGLMLGGGIAALLEFRDRFFHTGNDVRDNLRMRFLGYLPFIGERGVENAKTGNSAATPGGENATLDESGQVSFQKMLRLAVDSPRSSFAETLRNVKLTADVVIQERQCRVIGVISCLPNEGKSVVALNLAGLIASTGKRTLVVDADIRNPGLSRMLTTRQSAGLVEVVLDEVPWTQAVKVDTRTKMGILPVSTSNQFAHSSELLSSSGMRKFIDSAREACDYIIVDLAPVVPVIDAKAFAPQVDGFVFVTEWGKTPIQMVQNLMANEPQIANKTLGIVLNKTDMTELQRYAGPGGSEHYHEKFSAYYGDAKPPVKEDA
- a CDS encoding 2-hydroxyacid dehydrogenase, which produces MPSPIAFVSRMNAETETVWKQALRAAMPQEVILSFSELTDEQRRVVDFAIVANPDPADIAALPGLTWIHSLWAGVERLVLELGEKAPPIVRLKDPELSRVMAEAVLAWTYYLQRDMPAYRENQQKALWQELDYRHPAETTVGLLGLGALGMAAADRLIHAGFNVSGWSRSEKAIPGVETLNGDDGLQALLEKSDILVCLVPLTDATRGLLNADRLAAMKPRAAVINFARGAVIVADDLIAALDSGRLSHAVLDVFEQEPLPVDSPFWHHPKVTALPHISAPTSRESSARIVAGNVRAWRESGKLPETVDMARGY
- a CDS encoding PAS domain-containing protein, whose product is MTNLRAAPVWPIGGGETGELVRRFDWSKTSLGPICDWPQNLRQKANSVVNSPIPQVLMWGRDHVMIYNDGYAEIAGNYHPQALGGTVPGIWPEIWDWNSRILEAGFRGEVMAYRDQPMTLMRHGAPEEVIFDLFYTPIYNEGGTVDGVLCTVLENTDKVRALEALEQSRLELSRLTNALPILVGYVDCNYVYKFANDGYLEWFGRSADEVIGHSVPDIVGEEFFAARKPYLDRALNGESIVSDTVIRRPDGTTRAAEIRYMPRYVADGSVNGIYVLIIDIEDRKRSEQEILISNNRFRAAVEAVHGVLWTNSADGRMLGEQPAWAALTGQTAEEYQGFGWADAVHPDDRQGSVDSWNKAVAEKSTYIWEHRVRRHDGVYRTFAIRGVPIFDKNGAIAEWVGVHTDITEQRQAEDTLKEHASNLEREIRHRIRAEEQLRQLNEGLEARVEAEMAERRQAEKALLQSQKMESIGQLTGGVAHDFNNLLQVIAGNLQLLSKDVIGNERAERRLENALAGVHRGAKLASQLLAFGRRQALEPRVINISRFVTGMDDLLRRSLGEAIEVEVITSGGLWNTYADPNQVENALLNLAINARDAMEGHGKLTIEVGNAVLDRDYARKHSDVSPGQYVMLAVTDTGSGMSPEVLEKVFEPFFSTKPEGKGTGLGLSMVYGFAKQSSGHVNIYSEVGQGTTVKMYLPRSAADEDREVVMPTGPIEGGTETILVVEDDEEVRNTVVETLGDLGYRVLTARDAQAGLTVVESGIPIDVIFTDVVMPGPLKSREMARRAQERLPNLAVLFTSGYTENSIVHGGKLDAGVELLSKPYTREALARRIRHVIANRKQVSLARARPAAAPGHAKSSGLPGAAEKENRSVRVLLVEDDELIRMNSTEMLSDSGFAVIEAGNAAEALQVIEADRVDVLVTDLGLPDMMGGELAVEALRRRPGLAVVFATGDSNLPEGAPENAVLLTKPYDEQQIVSAVRQAHSTKSELAE
- a CDS encoding ABC transporter substrate-binding protein, producing the protein MKILLGATILSAGFAFSGGAAYAADCGSVTIASMNWQSAEVAANLDKFILEKGYGCSAEIVTGDTVPTLTSMAEKGQPDIAPEAWVSLQPEIVKQGLEGGKVVAAAKILSDGAVQGWWIPKYVAEANPDLKTIPDLFKHPELFPSPEDKSKGAVFNGPQGWGGTVVTAQLFKAFGGEKAGFTLVDTGSAAGLDGSVAKAYEAKQPWVGYYWAPTSLLGKYEMVKLGFGTEYDAAEWKRCTSVADCADPKPNAWPIDDVQTLVSKSFADRSGPAMDYLNKRAWTNATVNKLIAWMTDNQATGEDGAKHFLKENEDLWKGWVSPEVAEKVKAAL